The Thermococcus sp. 4557 genomic sequence ACCTTCCGGGTGTAGTTCCTGAAGAGGATCCCTCCAATGCCGAAGAAGTCCGCCACTACTACTCCGTCTCTCTCAATGAGTGCGGGTATCAGGACTCCCCACGAGAACTCTTCCACAGGATACGTGGGGTCGTACTCGATCAGAATAACGTCTCCCCGATTGGCTTTGCCGAAGAGATACTTTTCGAAGATGGGGGTGTCCATAGGACTCACCAAAAGGGTTTTTAATGGCACTTCTTTTAAACCTTGTTAGGTGGGAAGATGAGAAAGTTCGTGGTGTGGCCCAGCGAGCTCGACGCAAGGCTCAGCAGGCGCTACGGAAGGGCCGTGGGCAGGGAGTTCGCCGTCGACAGGCCGAAGGTGCAGGAGATAGCCGATGCCGCGCTGGCCCTTGGGATGAAGGTGATAGAGCTCGATGAGGAGAAGCTCAACCCTCGGCTGGCCGCTCTCGACGACGAGTACAGGCTCAGGGGAATGCTCCGGATTGAGAGCAAGCATCCGAAGGGTAAGTCCCTGAGGATGCTCGGGCAGAAAATCCGGGAAATCAGAAAGACCCAGGCCAGGTCCCAGGGCAAGAAGAAACGCAAATCCGGGAAGAAAAAGAGGTGATCACTCCTCTTCTTCCATTTCTACGACTATGGCGGTAGTGGTGTCTATAACGCCGTCGATGTTGTGTATGTCGTGGAGTATCTTCCTGGTGAGCTCGCCGAGGTCCTTCGCCTGGATGTGGACTATGGCGTCGTAGGGGCCGGTGACGGCGTCGGCCTTGGTAACGCCCGGAATCTGTTTGAGCGCCTCTATGACGCTCTCAACTTTTCCAATCTCAACGGTCAGTAAAACGTACGACCTAACCATTTTTCATCACCGCGGAAAGGCTTTACGTCTCTATCTAACCCTTCAACTCATTTAAGCTTTTCGTAGTTTTTTCGGGTATCTCCGGAGGGTTGCACTATGAGAACGCTGTCTCTAAGTAACCAATAGTGCGTTTGAAGGGCCTTTATGGCACTGGTAGTGGTATCGAAAGGTTTATTACCACATCCGTCCTATTGTTCATGCCCTTAATGTACAGGGGTGGGTATTAATGAAGGCCAAAGGTTCAATAGCCCTGTTAGTGGTTTTTTTGGTGGTTTTTTCTGTTGCAGCCAGCGGCTGTATAGGCGGAAATAATGGTGAGACAACCACCATCCCGCAGAGCACCACGGGAAGTCCGACGGGAACCCAGACCACGTCTTCTGGGGCGACTTCCGGCGGCACCACCACGACATCGAGCCAGTCAGCCACTCAGACACAGACCCCTGCGGAGGTAAAACCGGGGATACTGGAGATGGGCGACGTCTACGTTGTCGTCACCGACAAGAGCGTCGTGGTCGTCGGCCCGAAGGGCGCCAGCCCGACCGTTGAGGTCCCGAGCGACAGGAAGATTATAAAGGTCGAGTACGAGGTTGACACCGCCAACACCCCGGACGTCAAGACCCTCATGGAGAAGGGTCAGGGATTCGGTGCCATCGATCCAGCCTTCTTCCGCGATGAGCACGTCGATGCCCTCGTTGTGGCCGCCAGGCGCCAGACCGACCCGACCATAAGAACCGAGCTCTTCAAGGCCATCTACATGCTCGGAAACAAGCTCGCCCCGGAGGTCATCCTCGGCCAGAACAAGCAGCTCCGTGTTTACTGGGACTGGGTTAAGGGACGCTACTACCACCCGACCCTCGCGGAGCGCTACGACCTCCTGACCGAGGACCAGAACGCCCCCTCCATCAAGATCGGTATCAAGGACTACAAGAACGACCCCGAGACCTACACCATAGCCACCATCGGCTGGCCGGAGAGCTTTGACCCGGCCATGACCTACGAGACCTTCGGATGGGAGATCTGGCACGAGGTCGGTGACACCCTCGTCACCTACTGGAAGGAGGAGACCGAGGAGGTCAGCCCGGACCTCGCCGTTGCTTGGGCCCACAACGAGGACGGTACCGAGTGGTACTTCCTCATCCGCGGCGGTGTCCAGGCCTACGATCCGTGGAACGACAAGACCTACCCGATCGACGCCACCGACGTTGCCTTCACCTTCCTCCGCGTTGAGAGGCTCGGCCACAGCGTCAGCTGGATGGTTGACAGCTTCATGGACGTTAACAACTCCGCCGCCATCACCGAGGACGAGTTCGACCAGTACCTCAAGGAGCACCCGCTCATAGCCGAGTTCAACGGCAAGAGCACCGAGGTCAAGAGCCTCGACGAGCTCAAGCAGTTCTTCGGCTACAGCGGCGACACCGCTGGAGTCTTCAAGCTCGTTCTTCCGGCTCCGTACGCCCCGGTTCTCGGAATACTCGCCGACCCGTTCCTCAGCGTCGTCCCGATGGAGTACCTCCTCGGCGACAAGTACCAGGAGGCCCTCCAGGCCAGCGACAACGGTCACAACCCCAGCGCCTGGTGGAGCTACCTGAGCGAGGGCAAGAGCGACCCGACCCACCAGCTCATGCACAACAACCCCGTCGGAACCGGACCGTTCTACATCGCCGACTACCAGAAGGACGCCTACATAGTCCTCGAGTACAACCCGCACTACTGGAACGCCACCGCCAACCCAGGCCACAGGAGGGTCATCTACGTCATCAACAGCGACGCCATGGCCAGGATCAACCTGTTCAAGACCGGCACCGCCGACGCCGTTGCCATACCGCCCGAGAAGATGAGCACGGTTAAGGGCCTCGAGCTCCAGGGCTTCAAGTCCGTCGTTAAGACCGACATCCTCCAGCCGATACTGACCTTCCTCGTCTTCAACACCCAGAAGGAGCCCTTCAACGACCCGCTCGTCAGGGAGGCCATGGCCTACGCCGTCCCGTACGACCAGATCTCCCAGGTCGTTTACCAGGGACTTCTCGCCAGGAACTACGGTCCGATACCGAAGCCGTGGCCGGGCTACACCGAGGAAGGCATAACCAAGTACAAGTACAACCTCGCCAAGGCCAAACAGCTTCTCAACCAGGCGGGCGTCGACCCGACCAAGTACAAGATTGAGCTCATCTACAACGAGGGCAACAGCGCCCGTGAGAAGATTATGACCCTAATTCAGAACGTCTGGAGCCAGCTCGGCTTCCAGGTCACCATCAACAGCTACAACTGGCCGACCTACCTTGACAAGACCGAGCACGGCGAGTACGACGTCTACGTCGTCGGTTGGGTCCCGGACTACCTCGACTCCGACAACTGGGTTGGCCCGTTCCTCTACGGTGCCACCGAGTTCACGAGCGTCGAGGTAAGCGTTAGCTGATTCTGATCTTTCTTTTTTTCTGTTCGTGTTTTTGGCGGAGATCTAAAGGATAAAGTCAACGACACAGGGGGGATTGGATTGGCGAACCTGAAGAAGTTCCTAATAAGAAGGCTCCTTACGTTTATCCCCACCCTCATCGGAGTCACCCTCATAGTCTTTCTGATCGCCTACGTCATCCCTGCGGACGTCGCCAGGGCGTGGGCCGGCGGCGAGAAGGCGAGTCAAGCATACATGGAGCAGATAAAGAAGGAGTACCACCTTGACGATCCCTGGTACGACCAGTACTGGTTCCTCGTGAGCGGACTGGCGCGGAACAGCATAATCGATCCGAGGACGTCCAACTACGTCCTTGACGATATACGGGATCGTTTCCCCGTGACGTTTGAGCTGGCGCTGGTGGCGTTCTTCTTCATCCTGATAATAGGCATTCCCCTTGGTATAATCTCGGCCCTTAAGAGAAACACGTGGATAGACACCGTCATCAGGTTCTTCGCCCTCACCGGCGTTTCAATGCCGGTCTTCTGGCTGGGCTACCTTCTCATATACGTGTTCTTCGTCAAGGTTCACTGGATAACCCTCGCAGGCTTCCCGGCCCCGCCCGAGCACCAGATAACCCACATCCCAATGATAGACGCCCTCATCACCGGGGACTTCTCGACCTTCAGCCAGCACCTCCACAGGCTCTGGCTCCCCGGCTTCACGCTGGGATTCATGGGTGCCGGCGTTCTCGCCAGGTTCGTCAGGAACAGCTTCCTTGAGGCCATAGGAAGCGACTACGTCGGATTCCTCAAGGCCAAGGGTGTCCACAAGAGGGGAATCTACCGCCACGCCCTCAAGAACGCCATGGTTCCGATAGTCACCGTCCTCGGCCTTCAGTTCGGAGGACTGCTCGGTGGAACCCCTATCACCGAGACGGTGTTCGGCCTCCCGGGAATGGGTTCCTACGTCATCGACTCGATCAGGAACCTCGACTTCCCCGCGGTCGTGGCGATAACCACGATCTTTGCACTGATATACCTCACAACCAACCTCGTCGTGGACATACTCTACGCCCTGATAGACCCGAGGGTGAGGTACTAACGGGGTGATAAAATGGGCAGGGAAGAGTACAAATCAAACATTCTTGACAAGCTCTCCGACAAGCTCGTCGAGGGATTTGGAAGCTTCATAAGCCTGTTCAAGAAGGACTGGAAGAAGAAAAACCGCTCCAAGATGGAAGAATGGAAGCTCATGCTCTACGCCCTCAACCGCTCCCCGCCGGGCCTCATAGGACTGGCGCTCGTGCTGATGTTCGTGCTCCTCGGCATATTCGGCCCCAGCCTCGCCACGTGGAACTACAGGTTCTTCCCGACCAACTACAACATGAGCACCTACCTCGCCCCGCCTGGCTCGACATACTTCCTGAACGTTACCGAGCTCCAGGGGGACAACATCATCCAGTACACCACGAACATCCACTACACGCTAGGTGCGGACAACTTCGGTAGGGACCTCGTCAGCCTCATCCTCTACGGAGCCAGGGTCTCCCTGGTGATATCGATAGTCGTCATAGTCCTCGGTGTGCCCCTGGGCATCATCCTGGGCCTCGTCGCAGGATACTACGGCGGCAAGGTTGACGAGCTCGTCATGCGCATCACCGATGTGTTCCTGGCCTTCCCGGCGCTCATCCTCGCCATGGCCTTCTCCGCCGTGCTCCCGCAGAGGCTTCAGAATTTCATCTCCTCCCATGAGTCCGTCCAGAGCTTCGTGCTGTGGCTCTTCGCGCTCGAACCCCAGGACGCCGGCAACCTCGGAAAGCTCCTCGCCGTCATACTCGCCATGATCATAGTCTGGTGGCCAGCCTACGCCAGGATAACACGCGGTTCGACCCTCACCGAGAGGGAGAGCCTCTACGTTGAAGCCGCCCGCGCCATAGGCCTCAGCTCCAGAACGATAATGTTCAGGCACATTCTCCCCAACATTATCGGCCCGATACTGGTCTACATAACCCTCGACTTCGGAGGCGTCATCCTCATGGAGGCCGGCCTGAGCTTCCTCGGCCTCGGTGCAACGCCGCCGATAGCCGACTGGGGTAGGATAGTCTACGACGGCTCCCAGTACTTCCCGGAGCACTGGTGGCTCGTTACGTTTTCGGGCTTAATGATCATGCTCGTGGCCCTCGGATGGAACCTCCTCGGTGACACGATGAGGGACATCCTCGACCCGAAGACGAGGAGGAGCATAGAGTTCAAGGTTAAGAAGGCCAAGAAGGAGGGTGAGAGCAATGCCTGAGCCCATCCTTGAGGTTCGCGACCTGACCGTCCACTTTTACACCTACGCTGGAATAGTCAAGGCCATCGAAAGGGTCTCCTTCGACGTTTACCGCGGCGAGACCTTCGCGCTCGTCGGTGAAACCGGCTGTGGAAAGAGCGTCACCTCGCGCGCCCTCACCCAGCTCATCGAGAGCCCCGGAAAGATAGTGGAGGGCAGCGTAATCTACCACAGGGAGGACGGTTCGACCGTTGATCTCCTCAAGCTGAGCCCCGAGGAGATAAGGGACATAAGGGGCAAGGAGATAGCCTACATCTTCCAGGACCCCCACGCCTCCCTCGACCCCCTCTACACGGTGGGGTATCAGATAGCCGAGGGAATGGTGGTTCACAACACGGTCAGGGACTGGAAGGAGGGCTTTAAGAAGGCCGTCGATATTCTCCGCCGCGTCCTCATCCCCGACCCGGAGAACAGGGTAAAGAACTACCCCCACGAGATGAGCGGAGGAATGAAACAGCGTGTCGTCATCGGAACTGGCGTCGCCAACAACCCCAAGATACTCATCGCTGACGAGCCAACGACCGCCCTCGACGTCACGGTCCAGGCCCAGATACTCGAGCTGATGAACAAACTCAAGCGCGAGTACAACACCACCGTGATACTCATCACCCACAACATGGGTGTCGTCGCGGAGATGGCCGACCGCGTTGCCGTCATGTACGCGGGTAAAATAGTTGAGGTGGGCTCCGTTGACCAGATATTCAAGAACCCGCTCCATCCGTACACGCAGGGTCTTCTCAGGGCAGTTCCCAACCCGCTGGCGAAGATAGAGCGGCTCGAGACCATCCCTGGAACGGTTCCCAACCTGATAGAGCCGCCCGGGGGATGCCGCTTCCACCCGAGGTGCCCGAGGGTTATGGGCGTCTGCAAGGATAAGGTCCCCGAGCTGAAGGAGATAGAGCCCGGTCACTTCGTGGCGTGCCACCTTTACTGAGGTGATACCATGAGCGAGCCGATACTCGAAGTTAAAAACCTCAAGAAGTATTTCCCCATCAGGGGCCTTTTCAGAACCGAGGGCTACGTTAAGGCCGTTGACGACGTCAGCTTCAGGATAAACCGGGGTGAAACCTTCGGTCTCGTCGGAGAGAGCGGATGCGGAAAAACAACCACCGGAAGGACCATTCTCCGCCTCATCGAACCCACCAGCGGTCAAATCATCTTTCGGGGCAAGGACGTCACGAAGCTCAAGGGCGAGGAAATGAAGTGGTTCAGGCGGAAGGCCCAGATCATGTTCCAGGACCCCTACTCCTCACTCAACCCCAGGCAGACGGTCTTCGAGGTCATCATGGAGCCCGTCCGCTTCCACAAGATACCCGTTGACGACCCCGAGGAGTTCGTGATAAAGCTCCTGGAGAGCGTTGGCCTCAACGAGATGCACCTTTACCGCTATCCCCATGAGTTCAGCGGCGGCCAGAGGCAGAGAATAGCCCTCGCCAGACTGCTGGCCCTCAGGCCGGAGTTCATAGTCCTCGACGAGCCCACCTCCGCCCTTGACGTTTCGGTTCAGGCCAACATCCTCAACACCCTCAAGGACCTTCAGAGGGAGTTCGGCTTCACGTACCTGTTCATCAGCCACGACCTCGGTGTCGTCAAGTACATGAGCCACAGGATGGGCGTTATGTACCTCGGAAAGCTAGTCGAGGTCGGGCCGGCGGAAGAGATCTTCGAAAACCCCCTCCACCCGTACACCAAGTTTCTGCTGTCCGCCATACCAGTTCCCGACCCGGAGCTGTCGAGGGAGCTCAAGGCAAAGCGCATGAAGGTAGAAGGAGAGCCGCCGAGCCCGATAAACCCGCCTCAGGGATGCCGCTTCCACCCGAGATGTCCGTTTGCCAAGGCGGGACTCTGCGACAAGAAAGAGCCCCCGCTGGTGGAGGTCGAGAAGGGCCACTACGTCGCCTGCTGGCTCTACGGAAAGGCATGATTTTTCTATTCCCTCTTTTCCCTTCTCAGCCACTGGAGTGCCATTCCTGCGTTGGAGTCTATTTTGAGCAGTTCCCTGTAAACGGGGTCGCTGACTTCCCGGCCGTTCACTTCGAACTCGAGGACTGCATAGCCCAGGGGTTTCACCACGATTTCCCCCAGCTCCGCGGGACTCTTTATCCCGAGGACCTTCCTCATTATCGCCAGGGCCAGCAGGGCTTCCCGGTTCTTCCTGGCCAGCTCCTCGTCCCTGTCCACGTGCCGCTGGTGGCCGGTTGGTATGCCGATGATTCTCCAGATGTTCCAGCGTCTCATGTGGTGCGTCCTCTCGTTGAACCTCTCGCCGCTGAGGTCGTAGAGGGTCACGAAGAGGGAAGTCAGGTAGTTCTCCAGGGAGTCTTCTTCCAGCAGGGCCTCCTGGGGTCTGGCCTCGAGCCGCTGGAGGTCTTCGGCCTTTCTTATCAGCGTTGCACGCCTCTCGGGTTTCTCCACCCTCAGCGAAAAGTACGCGTCCACACCGTACATCCCGGTCCTTGTCTCGAAGAGCACGTAGGGAACCCTCAGCCTCATACCTCTCCCCCCGTTGGGTACGTGGGATAAGCATATAAAACCGCCGGAGGAATAGTCCCGGAGCTGAGGGCTATGAGGGTTGATGAGCTTCCAGTGGACGAGAGGATAAAGAGGATAATCCGTGAGAGGGGAATAGAGGAACTGTACCCGCCGCAGGCGGAGGCCCTGATGAGCGGCGTCCTGGAGGGAAAAAACCTCGTGCTGGCAATCCCCACGGCGAGCGGGAAGACCCTCGTGAGCGAGATAGTCATGGTCAACAAGCTTCTCCGGGAGGGGGGCAAGGCGGTCTATCTCGTCCCCCTGAAGGCTCTGGCAGAGGAGAAGTACCGTGAGTTCAAGGAATGGGAGGTTCTGGGTCTCCGCGTGGCCGCAACGACCGGTGACTACGACTCCACCGATGAGTGGCTCGGGCGTTATGATGTAATCATCGCCACCGCCGAGAAGTTCGACTCTCTCCTGAGGCACGGCTCCAACTGGATTGAGGACGTCAAACTTGTCGTGGCGGACGAGGTCCACCTCATAGGCTCCTACGACAGGGGGGCCACGCTCGAGATGATACTGAGCCACATGCTCGGAAAGGCCCAGATTCTTGCCCTGAGCGCCACCGTTGGAAACGCCGAGGAGCTCGCCGAGTGGCTCGATGCCGCGCTGGTTATGAGCGACTGGCGCCCTGTTCAGCTCCGGAAGGGGGTATTCCACATCGGCCAGCTCTTCTGGGAGGACGGCAAAATAGACCGCTACCCCGAGAACTGGGAGAGTCTGGCAATTGACGCTGTTAAGAGGGGTAAGCAGGCGCTGGTGTTCGTCAACACCCGCCGCTCGGCGGAAAAGGAGGCCCTCTCGCTCTCCTCCAAGATAGCCCGCCTTCTCACGAAGCCGGAGACCAGGCAGCTGGACGAGCTGGTTTCGTCCATCGAGGACAACCCGACGACGGAGAAGCTCAAGAGGGCGCTGCGGGGCGGTGTTGCCTTCCACCACGCGGGCCTGAGCAGAACCGAGAGAACCTTGATAGAGGACGCATTTCGCTCTAAACTGATAAAGGTAATCGTGGCCACCCCCACCCTAGCCGCCGGCGTCAATACGCCCGCATTCCGCGTTATAATCAGAGACACCAAGCGCTACGCCGGCTTCGGCTGGACGGACATACCTGTCCTCGAGATACAGCAGATGATGGGGCGCGCCGGAAGGCCAAAGTACGACAAAGTTGGAGAGGCGATAATCGTCGCAAGGACCGAGGAGCCGAGAAAGCTGATGGAGAGATACATCCACGGAAAGCCCGAGAAGCTCTTCTCGATGCTCGCCAACGAGCAGGCTTTCAGGAGCCAGATTCTGGCGCTCGTGACCAACTTCGGGATAGGCAACTTCCGTGAGCTGGTTTCTTTCCTTGAGAGGACTTTCTACGCCCACCAGCGCAGGGATATAGCCTCGCTTGAGTACAAGGCCAAAAACATCGTCTACTTCCTCATCGAAAACGGGTTCATCGACATGGACATGAACGACCGCTTCATGCCCCTGCCCTTTGGAAAACGCACCTCCCAGCTCTACATAGACCCCTTCACGGCGAAGAAATTCAAGGACGCCTTTCCGAAGCTTGAGAACAACCCAAATCCCTTCGGAATCTTCCAGCTGATGGCCTCGACGCCGGACATGGCCACGCTGAACGCCCGGAGACGGGAGATGGAGGACTACCTCGACCTGGCCTATGAGATGGAGGACAAGCTTTACACGAACATCCCCTACTACGAGGACTCGCGCTTCCAGGGCTTTTTGGGGCAGATAAAAACGGCAAAGGTGCTCCTCGACTGGATAAACGAGGTTCCGGAGACGAGGATTTACGAGACATACAACATAGACCCTGGAGACCTCTACAGGATTCTGGAGCTCGCGGACTGGCTCATGTACTCCCTCATCGAGCTGTACAGGCTTTTTGAGCCAAAGGAAGACGTGCTGGACTACCTGAGAGACCTGCACCTCAGGCTGAGGCATGGAGTCAGAGAGGAACTTCTTGAGCTGGTCAGGCTCCCCAACATCGGAAGGAAGAGGGCGAGGGCGCTCTACAACGCCGGCTTCAGGAGCCAGGAGGACATAATGCGCGCCAAGGTGAGGGACCTCCTGGAGGTTGAGGGCATCGGAATGAAGGTGGTTGAAGGTTTGTTCCGTCACTTCGGCGTGGAAATGCCGAAGGGTGCTAAAAAGGGCTCCAAAAAGTCAGAAAAAGCGCGGAAGGGAACCCTCGATGCTTTCCTGAAGTAGGGCCAATCTTTTTAAATCCCCATATTTTACTCGGGCGTGGGCACTATGATAATCATCGTGACCGGAATGCCTGGTTCGGGAAAGAGCAGGATCGTCAAGGAATTCGAGAGGAGGGGCTTTCCGAGCGTTTCTATGGGGGACGTCGTGAGGGAGGAGACCGTAAAGCGCGGTCTGGAGCTGACCAAGGAGAACGTTGCCAAGGTGAGCATCCGCCTGAGGCAGGAGCTTGGTCAGAACGCCGTTGCAAAGCTGACGGTGGAAAAGGTGAGGCGCCTCCTTGAGGGCAGCAGGGTCGTTGTTATAGACGGCGTCCGCTCCCTCGACGAGGTTGGAACCTTCAGGAGCGCTTTTCCGACGGAGGAGATAATAATACTCGCCGTTCACACACCACCTCACATGCGCTTCGACAGGCTCAAAGCCCGCGGAAGGCACGACGATCCGAGAACGTGGGAGGACTTCGAGGAGCGCGACTGGAAGGAGCTGAAGTTCGGCATAGGGAACGTCATCGCGATGGCCGACCACATGATAGTGAACGACTGCAGCAGGGAAGAGTACGAGGAGAGGGTGAGGGAGCTCGTTGACCGGATTCTAGCCGAGCATTGAGTCGAGGAACAGCATCACGTAGAAGCCCAGGAAGAATCCCAGGGTTATCAGCGTGTCGCTGTTTTCTCCCCTGTATATCTCTGGTATCATCTCCTTCACGGTCACGTAGAGCATCGCCCCGCCGGCCAGGCCGAGGCCGTACGGCAGGAGCCAGGCAAAGAGGGTGAAGAAATAAGCCCCGAGGAGTACCATCGCCATCTCAGCGAAGCCGCTCAGCACGCCCATCGCTATCGGCCCGAGGCGCTTCTTCTGTATCGTTGCGAGGGGCAGCGAGACGACGGTCCCCTCCGGGAAGTCCTGGATTCCTATGGCTATGGTGGTTACCAGGCCGACCTCCAGGTTGTAGACGAGGGACGTCCCGACCGCGAGGCCCTCAGGCAGGTTGTGAATTATCACCGCTATGACGAGAAGCCAGACCTTCCTCAGCTTGTCCTTCATGGATTTGGGACCCTCATAGCCCTTGACGAGGTGTTCGTGGGGGAGAAAGCGGTCTATAGCGTAGATGAGCAGCACCCCAAGGGCTATTCCGATTCCGGCAGGTGAAAAGGAGCCGGTTTCCTCTATTGCGGGCAAGATGAGTGAAGTAAAGCTCGCCACTATCATCACACCGGCGGCGAAGCTGAGGGCGAAGTCAACGCCCCCCTCGGGGAGGCTCTTGGCGAATATCGCCACCATGGCACCGAGGGAAGTCATGAGTGCGACGAAAAGTCCGGCGTAGAAGGCAACCCACATGATTTCGCCGTTCGAGATGCTCAGTATCCACTCCGCGAGATTGGCCACGAAGTTCTCTAACACTATTAGGCCACCCTAACTATTTGGGCGGTTGGGTTTATAAGCCTTCCCGCGAGCTTCTTCTGGGTGAGAATATGGAGCTCTTTGAGGAAGTTGAGGTTGAGGCTTACGTTTATCCGACGGAGGACATCGAGAAGGTCAAGAGGGCCATGCTGAACCTGGTTCATGACTTGGAGTTCGAGGCGTTCGATAGGGGTGATTACGTCATTCTGACCGGCAAAACGAGGAGCAGAAAGGCCCTTAGCAGGCTTTACGAGCTCTTCCGGGGGCAGGCTATACTGGACACCGCCCGGAGTTTCCTTGAGGAGGGCTACTTCGGTGAGGAGATAATCATCCGGGTCAACAAGCAGGCGGCTTATGCCGGCGTCGTCAACTTCAACGAGGAGTCGCCGCTGGGCCCGATAACGATAATCATCAGAACCAGGGATCCAGGGAAGCTTATGAAGTGGCTCGCGCCGAGAACCAAGGACGGTGTGCCGATAGAGTAAAAAAGGAAAGCTCACTCGGCCGCTTTTTTCTTCTTCCTTCTGCCCCAGCTGACCTGTGCCGTGAGGATTCTCTCCGTTGAGAACAGCCATGCCGTGGCGTAGAGTATGACGACCGCCACCACCGTCAGGTAGGCCATGCTTATCGCTATCGGCGTGTAGCTGCTGAGGAGGACGTAGCGGTAGTCCACCACCGGATGGGTGAAGGGTATCGCAAGCAGGACGTACTTGACGACCGCTGGGAGGTCGTTGATGTCGGTGTACATCAGCAGGAAAGCCGGGAACGCCAGGGGCAGGATAACCGCGCTGACGAGGGTCGTCGCGCTCTGGACGTCTTCGGCGAAGGTTGCCACTATCATGGCCAGGCTGAGGGCGATTATTATCGTCAGGAACACCACGACCGCGAACATCAGCGCCCCCGTGGGGGTGACGACCAGACCCAGGTCTTCAAGGCTCACCCCACTCGAACCCAGTCCGAATGAGCTCATGTAGTAGCGCATGCCTATCATGTACGCTATCGCGGCAACGAGACCCATCATGGCCGTTCCGAATATCTTCGCCGCGACTATCTTCGTCCTCGCCACGG encodes the following:
- a CDS encoding ZIP family metal transporter, which translates into the protein MLENFVANLAEWILSISNGEIMWVAFYAGLFVALMTSLGAMVAIFAKSLPEGGVDFALSFAAGVMIVASFTSLILPAIEETGSFSPAGIGIALGVLLIYAIDRFLPHEHLVKGYEGPKSMKDKLRKVWLLVIAVIIHNLPEGLAVGTSLVYNLEVGLVTTIAIGIQDFPEGTVVSLPLATIQKKRLGPIAMGVLSGFAEMAMVLLGAYFFTLFAWLLPYGLGLAGGAMLYVTVKEMIPEIYRGENSDTLITLGFFLGFYVMLFLDSMLG
- a CDS encoding RNA-binding domain-containing protein — encoded protein: MELFEEVEVEAYVYPTEDIEKVKRAMLNLVHDLEFEAFDRGDYVILTGKTRSRKALSRLYELFRGQAILDTARSFLEEGYFGEEIIIRVNKQAAYAGVVNFNEESPLGPITIIIRTRDPGKLMKWLAPRTKDGVPIE
- a CDS encoding ATP-dependent DNA helicase, producing the protein MRVDELPVDERIKRIIRERGIEELYPPQAEALMSGVLEGKNLVLAIPTASGKTLVSEIVMVNKLLREGGKAVYLVPLKALAEEKYREFKEWEVLGLRVAATTGDYDSTDEWLGRYDVIIATAEKFDSLLRHGSNWIEDVKLVVADEVHLIGSYDRGATLEMILSHMLGKAQILALSATVGNAEELAEWLDAALVMSDWRPVQLRKGVFHIGQLFWEDGKIDRYPENWESLAIDAVKRGKQALVFVNTRRSAEKEALSLSSKIARLLTKPETRQLDELVSSIEDNPTTEKLKRALRGGVAFHHAGLSRTERTLIEDAFRSKLIKVIVATPTLAAGVNTPAFRVIIRDTKRYAGFGWTDIPVLEIQQMMGRAGRPKYDKVGEAIIVARTEEPRKLMERYIHGKPEKLFSMLANEQAFRSQILALVTNFGIGNFRELVSFLERTFYAHQRRDIASLEYKAKNIVYFLIENGFIDMDMNDRFMPLPFGKRTSQLYIDPFTAKKFKDAFPKLENNPNPFGIFQLMASTPDMATLNARRREMEDYLDLAYEMEDKLYTNIPYYEDSRFQGFLGQIKTAKVLLDWINEVPETRIYETYNIDPGDLYRILELADWLMYSLIELYRLFEPKEDVLDYLRDLHLRLRHGVREELLELVRLPNIGRKRARALYNAGFRSQEDIMRAKVRDLLEVEGIGMKVVEGLFRHFGVEMPKGAKKGSKKSEKARKGTLDAFLK
- a CDS encoding dephospho-CoA kinase, with the protein product MIIIVTGMPGSGKSRIVKEFERRGFPSVSMGDVVREETVKRGLELTKENVAKVSIRLRQELGQNAVAKLTVEKVRRLLEGSRVVVIDGVRSLDEVGTFRSAFPTEEIIILAVHTPPHMRFDRLKARGRHDDPRTWEDFEERDWKELKFGIGNVIAMADHMIVNDCSREEYEERVRELVDRILAEH